A stretch of DNA from Methylobacterium sp. CB376:
TTGGCCTCGACATCAATCCGGCGACCCAGGCGGCGGAAGCGGGTCGGATCAAAATGCGCATCGGCGATCAGTCAAGTGTGAAGTTTTTGTTCAGCGTTATCAACGAATTCGGACCTCCTCGCATCGTGATCGACGACGGCTCGCATCGCTGGGATCACCAAATTCAAACATTGAACATCCTGCTGCCTTTCGTCCCGGCCGGCGGACGCTACATCGTCGAGGACATTCACACCAGCTCCGATCATATGAAAAAAGATTATCAAGGTTTTTCGCAGGTAAGCGGATTCGAGTATCTGAGCCGTCTGTCCCATCTGATCTGCACGCACGACGTTGCCGGCCCTTCCGAGATCTTCGACAACTTTTTGTATAGCCATTACCAAGAGATTGAGTCGGTGGAGTTCGCCCGTCGCACCGCAATCATCAACAAGAAGAGCTTCTGAGGCCCCGGAGTGACGCGCCGCCGCCGAGGCGGCGGCGCTTCTGGGCCCGCTGCGGCTCCCGGACGGTCGAAGCAACTCCTCGGGTCCAGAAGAGCAAGAGCGGACGGTAATGGAAGATGTGAACCTTGCCGCGTCTCGACGCGAGTCGCTCGATCAGATCGGACTTCGTCTCGGCACTCTTCGGGCGTCCAACGTTCACGACTATCTGCGGCGCTACGAAGCATTATTGCGCCCGAAACTTTCGCGCCCGATCAAGATTCTCGATCTCTCGTTGTTGGAGATCACCGGCGCGCGCGCGCTGGCGGAGTTCATCGAAACAGGATTGATCGTCGTCAGCGTCGGTCCGGAGCGCGAGATCCCGGACCTCGAGCTCGCCGATCATCCGCGCCTCCTCCTGACGCGCGGCGATTGCCGCGATCCGGCTTACCTCTGCAGCCTTCACGCGTACGGCCCGTTCGACCTCATTCTGGAGAACGACCGGCACGTGGTCGAGGATCAGCTGATCGCACTGGAATACCTGTTCCCCGCGTTGGCGCCGGGCGGATCCTTCGTCTTCGAGAGCGCGTTCGCCTCGACAGCGGAAACGCCGCGCCTGAGCGAGGCGGGGATCACGGGCATCATCGACGTCGCGCGAGACCTCGGGACCAGCTTGACGGCCAGAGAGCCGAGGATCCGGCAGTTCGACGACGAGATCGTCACGAAGGCGCTCGATGCCGTGATCTTCGAGAGGTCGAACATCACCCTGAGGCGCACCGACAAGCCGAAGAACGCGCCGGTGATCCTGCACGCCAAACCGTTCGCGGAGATCGGCGACGGCGTCGTGGAAGCGCTCGAGAGCAAGCCGTACACGCGCACGGACCCGGTTGTCCAAACCCGGCTGGCTTGGATGACCGAGCGGCTGCTGGAGCGCGTCGGAAAGGTCGAGCATCCCCCGGCGGGCCAGATCGGCACCGTGAGCAACGCCATCATCTTCGGCGAAGGCATCATCGTCGATCGCGCCGGCCGCCTGGTGGTCGAGAGCTTGATGAACGAGCGGGACGTTCCGCGTCTTCCCTACATCAAGAAGCTGCACGGCGACCGCTACGCGATGCTGGACCACGATCAGGTCGAGCATCTGAGCGGCGAGAACATCGTTGCCGTCAAGCAGCGCTGGGATACCAATTACGGCCATTGGCTTGTCGAAACCCTGCCCAGGGTCGGCCTGCTGGCGGAGCGCATGCCGCTGGACAGCTGCAAGCTGCTCATCACCGCTTGGTCGGACGCAATGGCGAGCGTGATGCGGCAGTCGCTCGTCCTATGTGGCGCGACGAACGAAAACATCCTCCAGGTGTCTGGCGCCCCCCTGTCGGTCGACAAACTGATCTATGTGACGCCGATCTCCAGCCATCCATTTGTTTTCCACCCTTACTCGGCGAGATTTTTGCGGTCGCTCGCCGTCAAGCACATGGAGCGCATCGGGGTGTCCGGCGCCCAGCCGACCAAGGTGTACGTCTCTCGAAACAAGGGAAATTCGCGCCGCATCGTCAACGAGGACGAGATCGCTGCGATCCTCACGTCGCGTGGATACAGGATCGTTTATCCTGAGAATCACACTTTCTATGAGCAACTCGAGATTTTCGCAAATTGTACGCATATCGTGGGAAACCTCGGTGCCGCGTTGACGAACGTTGCCTTCGCACGCGACGGAGTCGGCCTTCTTGCGCTCGCCTCGGAGTTCATGCCGGACGATTTCTTCTGGGATCTCACCAGTCAGCGCGGGGGGAGGTATTTCTCCATTCACGGCACAGCGGTGGAGAAACACGATGAAGGTCATCGATCGGAAATGAATGCTTGGTTCGTGCTGGATATCCCGAATTTTGTCGAGATGCTCGACCGGTTCGAAGCCGAAGTTGCTTGAAGCGGTTGGAGCGCGCGTCGCGCATTCGGCGGCTCTGCCACGATCGGCGCGGCGGGACCGCGTCGGGGCAGAGAGCTCGCGACCCCGCGGTTGAGTGGCCCGAGCGGGTTGGTTTGGGACAGCCCGGTCCGGCGCGCGGCCGCGAAGCCCGATGAGGCCGGCGCCGCCTGCCTCGCTGAACGGACCGCCGTCGAGAAGGTCTCGGATTCCGAGGGGCCGACGTCGAGCCCGGGACGCCGTCCGATCGTGGCAGGTCACGATGAGAGGCGCCGCAGGGTTTCCCGCTTCTGCTCAACCATAACCGGCAGCAATACGGCCGGGCCAGCCGGCCGTGAGTCGCTCGCCCATGGACCCGCCCCCGCGACGTCGGGGATCGCCTCGTGGCCTTTGTGGCGCGCCTCACCGGAGCTGCCGGTACCCCTTGCCTCCGCCCATGGCCAGGAGGGGCAGGGTCATGGCCTGTTGCCAGCACCAAGCGCTGACCAGCAGGGGCCATGCAAGAGGCACCAGAGAAGCGCCGATCATCACGGTGAAATCGGACGCCAGCTCGTGGCCGGGCGGCTTAGCTTCCACGACCGGCGGTCGCTGATGCTTGATGAGAACGTCATTGAGCGCCTCGCCCATCAGATCTCGAAACGGTACATTGAGATCCTGCGCCAGCTGACTCAACTCCGACCAGCCGGCACGATTCAGATGAATCTGCGCGCCATCCCGTTCCGATGAGAACTTGTCAGGATCCGCTGCGAGACTTTCACAACTCCGGTCGACCACGGGGCCCTGCCGGAGTTCCGTCGCGGAGACCCCCACGATCGGCTGCGGCTTCGAGCCCTTCTCCGGTGAAAGGCCCATCAACGAGGGACGCGTTGGCTTTGCCATGGGGGATGACGCCTCAAGCGTGGCGGGGAAAGGAGCGGGCGAGCTCGGACACGGTCGACCACACCGCGGCGATCTCCGCCGCCGCGCGGCCGTCCGGATCGTACTCGTCGACGGACTGGCCGGAGATGAGGGCATGCGACAGGCTCGCCCGTTGGGAGACCTGCCCCGGGAGAACAGGCGCTCCCATGTTGGTCAGGACGGCGCGCGTCTCCGCCACGGCGCTCGTCTGCCGCTCTCCGCGTCCGGGTGGTGGAGCCGCGTTGATCACGCAGGCCATCGGTGCTTTGAGGCTGCGCGCCATCGCGAGCGTCGCGCCGACCGCGTCGAGATCGAACGGGCCGGGTCGCACCGGGATCAGCGTCAGCGTTGCCCGGCTCATGAGAGCAGAGACCAGGGAAGTATTGTGAGGCGGGCTGTCGATCACGGCCCAGCGAATGCCCTCGCGGCGAGCTGTGCAGAGAACCTCCGGGACGGCCTGTGCACTGGCGCGGGTCAGGCGAAGCGTTCCGGCCGATCGTCGCCCGTGCCACATGGAGAGGGAGCCCTGTGGATCGGTATCGACGAGGAGCGCTCTACCGTCACGCTCAGCGAGGGCGCTCAGATGCACGGCAAGCGTGCTCTTGCCAGCCCCGCCCTTCTGAGCTGCGATTAGGATCACATGCACAGCCGCTCTCCCGAGGAGCTCTCAGCATTCATGAGAACTGCATTGCTGGAAGGCTAAGTTCACGTACAGTCTATTCTGACCCATGGGAACGTATCATGGGGTCGGTGCTAAATGCAGGCGCCGATGTGCCGTTCGCGCTAAACTCGGCTTCATACTGTGCGAGCGCATAGTTAATGGACGGTTAACGTCGGAAACTAACATGGTAGGCTTGCAGGCGTGACAGTAGAGTGCCGTCGAGCGGCCTACCGCAAACTTGGATGCAGATCGCCGAAGGGGCGCAGGGCAGCGGGAATTGCGGCCCGTCACGCGGCAGCGGAGCCGGTGAAGACCCGGGAATACAGATCATCCGACATCCGATCGATTGCTTCGCCATCTCCGATTTCGGCCATGCGGATGTCGGCTTCGCTCAGGCGCCGCGCTCAGGCGCCGCGCAGGCTCGCGATCCGGGACCGGCTTCGATCAGGCGGATCCCGGATCAATCGCGGGCTGCTCCTGTGCCCGCCAGCCGGCTTGACGGGCCATCCCTGGTCAACTACTGGTATGACCAACGTCATATAACGATGCGACGGGATGGAAATTGCTCGCCCCAATGAGGGTCGGTCCGGCTTCGAAGTCGTCTTCGCGTTCCTGCGCGAGCGGCTGCTGGCCGGTGCCCTGCGCCCCGGCGATCGCTTGATCCCGGAGCGCGAACTGGCCGCTCAGCTGGGCGTCAGTCGACCGATCGTCCGCGAGGCGCTGCGCGCACTCACCGCGCTCGGCATCGTGGAAATCCGGGAGCGCATGGGGACCATCGTCCGCAAGCCAGACGTCACCGTCCTCAACGACTTCTTCGCCTTCGCGCTCGCCCAGCAGGACGGGCTCGCGGACGACGTCATGCAGGCGCGCATCGCCGTCGAATGCCAATCGATCCGGCTCGCGTGTCAGAACGCGACCGTCTCGGACCTCGAGCGCCTGCAGCGGGCGCTGCAGCGAATCGTCGAGACCATCGACGACCCCGAGGCAGGCGGCGCGGCCGACTACGCCTTTCATCGCGCGATCGTGGCCGCGGGAGGCTCCAGCACCCTCGGCGTGCTGCACGACTCCATGGCGCATGTCCTGATGCGCTCGCACGTCGACCGGCGCCGCCTCGTGCAGGTCGTCGAACCCATGCGGTCCTACCTCATTGAGGACCACCGCCGGATCTTCGACGCCATCGCCGCCCGAGACCCGGCGCGGGCGGACGCGGTTCTGCGCGAGCACTTCGCGATCGGGGACGGCTTGCGACGGCAGGCAGCACTGGCCGCCTCCGCGCACGTGAGCGCCGCGAGGGCCGGCTGAAGGGGGGACGCGGACGTGAGGGAGAACGACAAGGCGGGCTGCGTCGGCTTCATCGGGCTCGGCACGATGGGGCGCGAGATGGTCCGCAACCTGCTCAAGGCCGGCCACGCCGTGCAGGCCTACGACGTGCGTGCCGAGGCCGTGGCGGAGCTCGCGAGCGACGGAGCCGTCACGGCGACGAGCCCGGCCGACGCGGCGCGGGGCGCGGACCTCGCGATCACCATGCTGCCCGACACGCCTCACGTCGAGGCGGTGGTCTACGGGGAGCAGGGCCTTCTCAAGGCCCCCCCGGCCGGTCGACTGATCGTCGATATGAGCACGATCTCGCCCGTCGCCGTCCGGCGCATGGCGGCGGATCTCGCGGCGGTCGGCATCGCCTTCCTCGACGCGCCGGTCTCCGGCGGCCCGGTGGGCGCGAAGAACGCGGCTCTCTCGATCATGGTCGGCGGCGAGGCCGAAGCCTTCGCGAGGGCCGGGCGGTTCTTCCGCGCCATGGGCACCACGATCACCCACGTCGGGAACGCCGGTGCGGGCCAAGCGGTCAAGCTGTGCAACCAGCTCATCTGCGGCATCACCATCCAGGCGATCTGCGAGGCGCTGGCGCTCGCGCGCGCGTCGGGCGTCGATCTCGAACAGCTGCGGCACGTGCTGCTCGGCGGCTCCGCGGCCTCCTGGATGCTTGACCGGCTCGGGCCTCAGATGATCGCGGGCGATGCCTCCGCGGGCTTCCGCATCGACCTCATGCTCAAAGACCTGCGCCTCGTCCTCGAGCAAGCCGGTGCCCTCGACGTCCCCCTGCCGGCGACCGCGCTCGTGACGAGCCAGTACGTGGAGGCGCGCGCCCACGGCGAGGGCGCGAACGGCAACCAGGCGCTGTTCCGCGTCTACGACCGCATGACCGGTCGGGCGGCAGGCTGAGGCACGGGATCGCGGCCGGTGTCCCTCGACCTCGACTTCGGCGCCGTCCTCGAACGGTGGCCGAGCTTCCTCGACGGTGCGCTGCTCACCCTTGAACTCTCCGGCATTGCGACGGCAGTCGGCGGCGCGCTCGGCGGGATCACGGCGATCGGCCGCAGGAGCCGGCACGCGGCATTGCGCCGCCTCTGCGAGGTCTACGTCGAAGCGATCCGCAACACGCCGCTCCTCGTCCAGATCTTCCTCGTCTACTTCGGCCTCGCGAGTCTCGGCTTCCGCTTCTCGGCCCTAACCGTCGCCGCGCTCGCACTCACCATCAACGTCGGCGCCTACACCACCGAGATCGTGCGCGCCGGGCTCGACGCGATCCCCCGCGGCCAGATCGAGGCGGCGGAGGGTCTCGCCCTGTCGCGCGCGCAGATCTATCGGCACGTCGTGCTGCTACCCGCGATCGAGCGGGTCTATCCCTCGCTCACGAGCCAGTTCGTGCTCCTGATGCTCGCCTCCTCCGTGACCTCGCAGATCTCGGCCGAGGAACTGACGGCGGTGGCGAACTACATCCAGTCCGACACGTACCGGGCCTTCGAGACCTACATCGTGGTGGCGCTGATCTACGTCGCGCTCTCCTTCATCATGCGTGCGGGCTTCTGGGGGCTGGGTCTCGTCCTGTTCCCGCGGCGGCGACGCCTCGGTACCCCGCTGTGAGGTGCTGAGATGTCCGGCTCCCTCAACGCGAACCACCTGCTCTTCCTCGGCCAGGGTGCGCTCTGGACGATCGGATTGTCGCTCATCGCCCTCGTCGGCGGCGGCGCGCTCGGCTTCGTCATCGCCCTGTGCCGCATCTCGGCTCTGCGCGCGGTGCGCTTCGCCAGCGGCGCCTACGTCCAGCTCATCCAAGGCACGCCGCTCCTCGTCATCATGTTCCTGACCTTCTTCGGCCTGCCGCCGCTGGGTCTGAGGGTGTCGCCGCTCACCGCGGCCGGCGCCTCGCTGACGATCTACGTCGGGGCCTACCTCGGCGAGATCTGGCGCGGTGCCATCCAGTCCGTGCCGCGCCCGCAATGGGAAGCGGCCGAGGGACTCGCCCTCTCGCGCGCCCAGCGCATGACGAAGGTCATCCTGCCCCAGGCCGTGCGCATCGCGACCCCGCCAACCGTCGGCTTCATGGTGCAGATTGTGAAGAACACCTCGCTCGCCTCAGTGGTCGGCTTCGTCGAATTGGCTCGCGCGGGCCAGATCATCAATAATTCCCTGTTCGAACCCTTTCTGATCTACGCAATCATCGCGGCCGTGTACTTCGCCATGTGCTTTCCCCTGTCGCGGCTCAGCCAGCGACTCGAGAGGCGAGGCGCGCGCGGCCGCACCACCCTGATGCCGGCCTGATGGAGATGCCGCGCGCCATGCCCGATACCCCAGCAGGTCAGACGCCGGCGCCCGTCGTCACCCTGCGCGACGTCCACAAGAGCTTCGGCACCCTCAAGGTGCTCGACGGCGTCTCGTTCGAGGTGCCGCGCGGTACGGTGACGGCGATCATCGGCCGCTCGGGTTCGGGCAAGTCGACGGCGCTGCGCTGCATCGACCGCTTCGAAACCATCGATCGCGGCGAGATCCGCGTCTGCGGTCATCGCGTCGACGATCCCGGCCTCGATCTCCGGGCGCTGCGCCAGGACGTCGGCATCGTCTTCCAGAGCTACAACCTGTTCCCGCACCTCACCATCGAGGAGAACATCACCCTCGCACCAACTTCGGTGAAGGGCACACCGCGCGCGGAGGCCCGCGCGCTCGCTGCCGAGGTGCTCGCGCGGGTCGGCCTCGCTGACAAGCTGCAGGCCTATCCGGAGCAGCTGTCCGGTGGGCAGCAGCAGCGAGCCGCGATCGCCCGCTCGCTCGCCATGCAGCCGAAGGTCATGCTGTTCGATGAGGTGACCTCAGCCCTCGATCCGGAGCTCACGGGCGAGGTCCTCAAGGTCATCGAAGGACTGGCCGCATCCGGGATGACCATGGTCATGGTCACGCACGAGATGGGGTTCGCGCGCGGCATCGCCGACGAGGTCGTGTTCATGCATCGGGGGCGCGTTCACGAGCGGGGTCCCGCCACGATCCTCGCATCGCCGACGACCCCGGAGCTCATGCAGTTCGTGGGCTCCGGTCTGTGAGCCAACACTCAGAACCACGGAGGGAGACGATCATGAGACGCCCGATCCTCGCCGCGCTGCTCGCGGCTACCGCGTTCGTTGCGATGCCATTCGCGGCGCATGCCGACCTTCTCGACGACGTGCTGAGTGCCAAGAAGATCCGCGTCGCCACCGATCTCGCGATACCGCCATCCGGCATGATCGACGCGAATCTGAAGCCGACCGGCTCGGACGTCGAAACCGCACAGCTCCTCGCCAAGGACCTCGGCCTCGAACTCGAATTCGTGCAGACGACGGGGGCGACCCGCATCCCGAACGTGCAGACGAACAAGGCGGATCTGATCATCTCCACGCTCTCCGTCACGCCCGAGCGCGCGAAGGTGATCGACTTCACCAAGCCCTACGCGGCGCTGCAATCCGTGGTCGGCTGCCTCAAGTCGGTCGAGGCAAAGAGCTGGCCCGACCTGAAGGGCAAGACGATCGCGGTCTCGCGCGGCACGACGCAGGACACCACGCTCACCAACATGAAGGATCGCGACCTCCGGCTGGCGCGCTACGACGATGATGCGACGATGGTCACGGCGGCGGTGTCGGGGCAGGCGGATTGCATCGCCACCTCGGCCACGATCGTCAACCAGATCGGCGTGAAGAACCCGTCGCGCGTCTACGAGCCAAAGGTGCCGATTACGACGTTCGACCTCGCGATGGGCGTGCGCAAGGGTGAGCCGCGGTTCGTCGAAAAGCTCAACGCGTGGATCGAGACGAACCTGAAGAACGGCAAGCTCAACGCGATCTACAAGAAGTTCCACGGCTCGGAGCTGCCGCCCGAGCTGCGCGGCTCGTGAAGCGCGACAACCGCCACGCTTTTCCGATCGCGGCGGCAATCCCGCCGCGGTCAGCCATCAACGGAGCGAAGTGACATGCGACTCGTGATCGGATCGGACCACGCCGGCTGGATGCTCAAGGGAGCGGTGATCGACCACGTGCGCTCGCTGGGCCATGAGCTCATCGACGTCGGCTCGTTCGACGAGCATCCCGTCGACTTCCCCGACATCGCGCGCGAGGTCGCCCGCAAGGTGACCTCCGGCGAGGCTGACCGCGGCCTGATGGTCTGCGGGACCGGCGTCGGCGCCTCGATCGCGGCGAACAAGATGAAGGGCATCCGGGCCGCCGTGTGCCACGACGTCCACTCCGCGCATCAGTGCGTCGAGCACGACGACGTCAACGTGATGTGCATCGGCGCCCAGATCGTGGGGCCTTGGCTCGCCAAGGACCTGATCGCCGCCTATCTCACGGCCGAGTTCTCCACCGACGCGGATTTCCGCCGTCGGGTCGAGAAGTTGCACGCCATGGACGCGGAAGGTTGACGCGCGCGGAGGACGCATCGGTGATCCTCGTGTTCGGCTCGATCAACGTCGATCTCGTCGCGCGCGTCGCCGCGATCCCCCGCCCTGGGGAGACGGTGCTGGCGCCGCGCTACGCGACGCTGTTTGGTGGCAAGGGGGCGAACCAAGCGGTGGCTGCCGCGCGCGTCTCGGAGCCGGGGCGGGTCGCCATGATCGGGTGCGTCGGCGACGATCCCTTCGGCCGGATGTGCCGCGAAAACTTGGCCGCGAACGGCGTGGCCGTCGCGTGTGTCGCTCAAGGCGCGGAGCCGACGGGGTGCGCCTTCATCACGGTCGATGCGGCCGCCGAGAACGCGATTACGGTGGCGAGCGGAGCCAACGCGGCCCTGACCGCCTCCGCCCTGCCCGAGGCGATGCTGGTGCCCGGCGCGACGCTCGTCCTCCAGATGGAAGTTCCCGTCGCGGCCTCGCTATCCGCCGCGCAACGGGTCCGCGCCGTGGGAGGGCGCGTCATCTGGAACCTCGCACCCGTGCCGGAAACCCTGTCTCCCGTCGAATTGCGCGCGCTTCTCGCGGCGACGGACGTGCTCGTCGTGAACGAGCACGAGGCGCGCGCAGCGAGCCGACTGCTCGGGCCGCCGGATGGCGCACTGAGCCAAGGCGCCCTGAGCCAAGCGGCCGCCACGCTCGCGCTCGCTGGACCGCTCACCTGTGTGGTGACCGCGGGAGCCGAGGGAGCACTGGCGGTCGAGCCGGGTGGCTCGCAGCATGCCGCGGCTGCCGTAGCAGTCCGGCCGGTCGACACGACGGGGGCGGGCGACACCTTCGTCGGCATTCTGGCCGCAGGCCTCGACGAGGGACGGACCCTGCACACGGCGATGGCCCGAGCGTGTCGCGGCGCGTCGCTCGCGTGTCTGACGGAAGGTGCACAGGCTGGCATGCCGACCTCAGACCAGTTGCGGCCGTAGCGATCCGGACGCGCGTGTCTCGATGCAGCTCTCCCAGGCGACGGATGAGACCTGTGCGCGAGGCGCTCGAAACACGGCGTCTTGCGCCTTCCTTCTCTGAAAAGATACCGGGAATGATGGCTCCCCAGAGTCGCGCACTGGTCTCACCGATGCGGAACGGCGACGGCGAAGCCGGCCAGGGCGCGGTCCATGGCTTGCGTGCAGACGCGCGGCAGAACGAGGGCGACGTCCTCACCCATGGCGGGCCGCACGGCCTCGAACAGCCAGGCAGAGGCGAAGCGCGTGTCGGCGATCCCGGGCGGGCGCCGCACGAAGGGCCGATCCGGTCGTTCCTGACCAGGGCCTCCGATCGCACGACGACGATGATTGTCCGGGCAGTAAGCTGAGCAATAAGCAGAACTCCTCCATTCATGCCGCCCACCAGCCTGTCATGGTTAACCACTTGTTAACCATCAGGTCTGATCATCAGATCTCTGCGAGGAGTCGGAGATGACGCGATCCCAGAAGCTTCGCCTCAAACGCTGGATCATGCGAGAGATTGATCGAGCTCTACCAAAAGCACAAATAGACCCTTCTCAGTACGCCCGCATGGCTGCTCCTGAAGGCTCGACTTGTGGTTTAAGCGAACCTGGTCGGTAACCCACTTGAGGAACGCGCAGGAACGACACTCGCGTCCGCGGCACAAGCACCGGCACTGCCCTGGATCCGCGACACTTGCCCTGCCTGGCGAAGGGAGCGGGGGACGGCCATGGATCGTGTCCCCTGGCGTGGCGTCGCTGCGGCGCGGCCACCACGGTCACCGGTTGGGGCCGGTCTGATCAAGCTGCCGGGGTCGGCAGGTTGACGAGGGGGTCATCGCTGATCGGGGCGATGCGTTCCAGGGAGATGGAGCGGGCGCGCTGGACGGCCCTTCGTCGTTCTGTTCGAGCAGGATTGCGCCGACGGGGCGGGCGATGGCGGCCTCGCTGCGAAAGTGCCGGCCACCTCGGCCCGGCATTTGATCTCGCCGTTGGGGCACGCCAGCGGGTTCGTAACCGGTGTGACGATGGCGGTGCCGCGGTTCGGCCGGGACGCAGGTCCTGGCGTATGGTGCGACCATCCGGGACAGAGGCACCGGGAGCACGAGGTGCGGAGGTCTGGACGCCGGACGCGGCGACCGAGCGGCTGCGCCGGCTCGTGGCGCCGCGCAATCAGGTCTCCGCCATCGCGCGCGGCGCAAAACGAGACCCAGGCGATGCGGCACGCCCACCGCGTGCCGCCGTGCCCGCACGCCGATCCGTTCAGTCGGGTCGGCCGGGCTTGGCCGGGGCGGCAGGCGTTGCCCGACGACGCGCACGCGGCCGTACGGCGGCGGCTGCGCGAACTCGACACGCTGCGCGATGATCGCGCCGTCCTCGACCCGGCGATCGTGGTCCCGTTCCTGATCTACGGGGTGCTCGGCACCTGGGCCTGCCGCCGGACGGGGCACGGCGGGCTCACCAACGCGGTCGCCTTCGCCTGGGACCTCGGGGTCACGTTCCCGCTGCTCGCCGCCTGAGACCCGGAACGTGGCGGCCCGCGGCGGTGCCGGACGGCGTTATGGTGGCGGCGGCAATCGTGGGGGCAATTATGGCTCAAGCGTCCTCCGGCCATCGCGGGCGGCGGGTCTTCCTCGTCGGCGCGACGGGCACGATCGGTCGCGCCACCGCGCGGGCTCTCGCGGCGCGCGGTCACGACGTGGTCTGCTTCGTCAGGCCCCGCCCCGGCCGGTCGCCCGGGTCGGATGCTGCCGTGCGCCTCGGGCTGCCCGCGGGCGCCGCCGTCCGGTTCGGCAACGTGACCGATCCCGCCTCGCTCGCGCATGACGGCCTGCGCGGCGAGCCCTTCGACACGCTGGTCTCGTGCCTGGCCTCGCGCACCGGGCGCCCTCGCGACGCCTGGGCGATCGACCACGACGCCCATCTGGCGCTGCTGGCCGCGGCCGGGGCGTCCGGCATCGGGCACATGGTCCTGCTCTCGGCGATCTGCGTCCAGAAGCCGCTGCTCGCGTTTCAGCAGGCCAAGCTGGCCTTCGAGCGCGCCCTGATCGCCTCGGGGACCGACTACACGATCGTCAGACCCACCGCCTTCTTCAAGTCGCTCTCCGGGCAGGTCGAGCGCGTCAGGCGGGGCAGGCCGTGGCTGCTGTTCGGCGACGGCGCGCTCACCGCCTGCAAGCCGATCAGCGACGACGATCTCGCCCGCTACCTCGCCGAGTGCGTCGAGGAGCGCGAGCGGCGCAACCGCGTGCTCCCGATCGGCGGACCGGGCGAGGCGATCACGCCCCGGCAGCAGGGCGAGGCGCTGTTCGCCCTGCTCGGCCAATCCCCGCGCTTCCGGCACGTTCCGGTGGTTCTGCTGGACGCCGTTGTCGGCGGGCTGTCCGCGTGCGGCCGCGTGATCCCCTCGCTGGCCGACAAGGCCGAGCTCGCGCGGATCGGGCGCTACTACGCCACGGAGTCGATGCTCGTTCTGGATCCCGCCTCGGGCCGGTACGACGCGGCGGCGACGCCCAGCACCGGGTCCGAGACGCTGTTCGACTACTACGCGCGCCTGCTCCGGGGCGAGGCCGAGGCCGAGCGCGGCGATCACGCCGTGTTCTGACCGCGTCCCCCGGCCCGGCTGCCGGCTCTCGCTCAGGACATGGATCGGCTCCGAAGCGCGCCCGCGGCCAGGCAACACCTGCTCGACCGCCGAGAACGGAGGTCGAGGTGGGCCGTGGCTTCGCTCCTCCGCGCCGCAGCGTCGACATCGCCGGCCGCGCCCGCTCCGCAGAACCGCGAGAGCCTGCAGGCGACGTCGGACGAACCGGGCGCAAACGGGCGAGAGGGACCCCAAGCGGCCCCTCGTGAGGCGGGTCGGGAGTGTCCGGATCCGAGAGTTGTCCGGACACCTGTTCTCCCGGCACCGATCCCCTGGCGTCAGGTTCCCTGCAGGGCCGCTTTCACCTTGGCCGGCGAGAACGGCACTGACCGCAGCCGAGCGCCCGTCGCGTCGAAGATCGCGTTCGAGATCGCCGCCGGCACGATCGCTGCGGACGGCTCGCCCGCGCCCCACGGCTTCTCGGTCGGCCGATCGATCAAGTCGGCCACCACCTGCGGCACGTCCGGGAAGCTGAGGATCGGGTAGC
This window harbors:
- a CDS encoding class I SAM-dependent methyltransferase produces the protein MLSLNEIGLKHGTDKASNVHDYLNFYEKRLAHLREESFTLFEIGVYQGASVRMWEEFFPNATIVGLDINPATQAAEAGRIKMRIGDQSSVKFLFSVINEFGPPRIVIDDGSHRWDHQIQTLNILLPFVPAGGRYIVEDIHTSSDHMKKDYQGFSQVSGFEYLSRLSHLICTHDVAGPSEIFDNFLYSHYQEIESVEFARRTAIINKKSF
- a CDS encoding glycosyltransferase family 61 protein; amino-acid sequence: MEDVNLAASRRESLDQIGLRLGTLRASNVHDYLRRYEALLRPKLSRPIKILDLSLLEITGARALAEFIETGLIVVSVGPEREIPDLELADHPRLLLTRGDCRDPAYLCSLHAYGPFDLILENDRHVVEDQLIALEYLFPALAPGGSFVFESAFASTAETPRLSEAGITGIIDVARDLGTSLTAREPRIRQFDDEIVTKALDAVIFERSNITLRRTDKPKNAPVILHAKPFAEIGDGVVEALESKPYTRTDPVVQTRLAWMTERLLERVGKVEHPPAGQIGTVSNAIIFGEGIIVDRAGRLVVESLMNERDVPRLPYIKKLHGDRYAMLDHDQVEHLSGENIVAVKQRWDTNYGHWLVETLPRVGLLAERMPLDSCKLLITAWSDAMASVMRQSLVLCGATNENILQVSGAPLSVDKLIYVTPISSHPFVFHPYSARFLRSLAVKHMERIGVSGAQPTKVYVSRNKGNSRRIVNEDEIAAILTSRGYRIVYPENHTFYEQLEIFANCTHIVGNLGAALTNVAFARDGVGLLALASEFMPDDFFWDLTSQRGGRYFSIHGTAVEKHDEGHRSEMNAWFVLDIPNFVEMLDRFEAEVA
- a CDS encoding ParA family protein, which encodes MHVILIAAQKGGAGKSTLAVHLSALAERDGRALLVDTDPQGSLSMWHGRRSAGTLRLTRASAQAVPEVLCTARREGIRWAVIDSPPHNTSLVSALMSRATLTLIPVRPGPFDLDAVGATLAMARSLKAPMACVINAAPPPGRGERQTSAVAETRAVLTNMGAPVLPGQVSQRASLSHALISGQSVDEYDPDGRAAAEIAAVWSTVSELARSFPRHA
- a CDS encoding FadR/GntR family transcriptional regulator, with the protein product MEIARPNEGRSGFEVVFAFLRERLLAGALRPGDRLIPERELAAQLGVSRPIVREALRALTALGIVEIRERMGTIVRKPDVTVLNDFFAFALAQQDGLADDVMQARIAVECQSIRLACQNATVSDLERLQRALQRIVETIDDPEAGGAADYAFHRAIVAAGGSSTLGVLHDSMAHVLMRSHVDRRRLVQVVEPMRSYLIEDHRRIFDAIAARDPARADAVLREHFAIGDGLRRQAALAASAHVSAARAG
- a CDS encoding NAD(P)-dependent oxidoreductase translates to MRENDKAGCVGFIGLGTMGREMVRNLLKAGHAVQAYDVRAEAVAELASDGAVTATSPADAARGADLAITMLPDTPHVEAVVYGEQGLLKAPPAGRLIVDMSTISPVAVRRMAADLAAVGIAFLDAPVSGGPVGAKNAALSIMVGGEAEAFARAGRFFRAMGTTITHVGNAGAGQAVKLCNQLICGITIQAICEALALARASGVDLEQLRHVLLGGSAASWMLDRLGPQMIAGDASAGFRIDLMLKDLRLVLEQAGALDVPLPATALVTSQYVEARAHGEGANGNQALFRVYDRMTGRAAG
- a CDS encoding amino acid ABC transporter permease; this translates as MSLDLDFGAVLERWPSFLDGALLTLELSGIATAVGGALGGITAIGRRSRHAALRRLCEVYVEAIRNTPLLVQIFLVYFGLASLGFRFSALTVAALALTINVGAYTTEIVRAGLDAIPRGQIEAAEGLALSRAQIYRHVVLLPAIERVYPSLTSQFVLLMLASSVTSQISAEELTAVANYIQSDTYRAFETYIVVALIYVALSFIMRAGFWGLGLVLFPRRRRLGTPL
- a CDS encoding amino acid ABC transporter permease, which gives rise to MSGSLNANHLLFLGQGALWTIGLSLIALVGGGALGFVIALCRISALRAVRFASGAYVQLIQGTPLLVIMFLTFFGLPPLGLRVSPLTAAGASLTIYVGAYLGEIWRGAIQSVPRPQWEAAEGLALSRAQRMTKVILPQAVRIATPPTVGFMVQIVKNTSLASVVGFVELARAGQIINNSLFEPFLIYAIIAAVYFAMCFPLSRLSQRLERRGARGRTTLMPA